The proteins below come from a single Torulaspora delbrueckii CBS 1146 chromosome 5, complete genome genomic window:
- the DRS1 gene encoding putative ATP-dependent RNA helicase (similar to Saccharomyces cerevisiae DRS1 (YLL008W); ancestral locus Anc_5.208): MSKVDFLSSGFVPTISDSEDDVPNLDQSDEETEKVVIEIESNKKKNKKKKSKQVETGEAVDGDLNPNFNFNVEGDDVSKFQGWDFFGDDQKGESIKKDVDLNGIIRRKGGLINMAHIEGESEEEEGGEDDDDVEEEKEEDDDELALDGFGMGSTKKEEENETSEEENDQEQEEEEADVEPISIPDNGEEHSEDEDSPEEMAKFYAPEAESEQATKQVHNDFNSLSLSRPVLKGLGDLGYTRPSPIQSATIPIALLGKDIIAGAVTGSGKTAAFMIPIIERLLYKPAKIASTRVIVLTPTRELAIQVSDVAKKLGKYVSGLTFGLAVGGLNLRQQEQSLKARPDIVVATPGRFIDHIRNSASFNVDSVEVLVIDEADRMLEEGFQEELNEILSLLPSKRQTLLFSATMNSKIKQLVSLTLKRPVRVMIDPPKQAASKLTQEFVRIRKRDHLKPSVLFHLIKKLDGTGQKRMVVFVARKEMAHRLRIILGLLGISVGELHGSLSQEQRLQSVNQFKSLEVPILVCTDLASRGLDIPKIEVVINYDMPKNYEVYLHRVGRTARAGREGRSVSLVGESSQDRSVVRSAIKSVEESSEGQTAAVRNIDWNNVEEINKLVVSMEGTIDEILEEEKGEKEILRAEMELRKGENLLKHKAEIEARPKRTWFNSEAEKKNAKMFGALAKNKKTVNSKKRKRMEAAEDSSRSYKKTQKNRTADQERAYKKQNRTPGKKIRRRERVGSKLH; this comes from the coding sequence ATGAGTAAAGTGGACTTCTTGAGCAGTGGTTTCGTGCCTACTATAAGTGACAGTGAGGATGATGTGCCCAACCTAGATCaatctgatgaagagaccGAGAAAGTAGTAATTGAGATTGAAagcaacaagaagaagaataagaagaagaagtcgaaACAAGTGGAGACCGGCGAAGCAGTCGATGGGGACTtgaatccaaattttaATTTTAATgttgaaggtgatgatgtTTCGAAATTCCAGGGCTGGGACTTCTTCGGTGACGATCAGAAGGGCGAATCTATTAAGAAAGATGTTGACCTGAACGGTATAATCAGAAGGAAAGGTGGCTTGATAAATATGGCTCATATTGAGGGTgagagtgaagaagaagaggggggagaagatgacgatgacgtGGAGgaggaaaaagaagaagacgatgacGAGCTGGCTTTGGATGGGTTCGGTATGGGCTcgaccaagaaggaagaagaaaacgagACgtcagaggaagagaatgaccaagagcaagaagaagaagaagccgaTGTTGAGCCTATTAGTATACCGGACAACGGTGAAGAACActctgaagatgaagactCCCCCGAAGAGATGGCGAAGTTTTACGCTCCAGAGGCAGAAAGTGAACAGGCCACAAAACAAGTTCATAATgatttcaattcattaTCACTATCAAGACCTGTTCTTAAAGGTCTCGGCGACCTGGGGTACACCAGACCTTCTCCAATTCAGAGTGCTACAATTCCTATCGCCTTGCTTGGTAAAGATATCATTGCGGGTGCCGTTACAGGTTCGGGTAAGACAGCTGCCTTCATGATTCCAATTATTGAACGTTTGCTTTACAAACCTGCAAAGATTGCTTCGACTAGAGTCATCGTGCTAACTCCAACTCGTGAATTAGCCATTCAAGTGTCTGATGTTGCGaaaaaacttggaaaatATGTAAGTGGTCTGACTTTCGGTTTAGCGGTCGGTGGTTTGAATCTAAGGCAGCAGGAACAGTCGTTGAAGGCAAGACCAGATATTGTTGTAGCTACACCGGGTAGATTCATTGATCATATCAGAAACTCGGCAAGTTTCAATGTCGACTCAGTTGAAGTTCTTgtcattgatgaagctgacAGAATGCTAGAGGAAGGTTTCCAAGAAGAGTTGAATGAAATCTTGTCTTTGTTGCCTAGCAAAAGACAGACGTTACTATTCTCGGCTACCATGAACTCCAAGATAAAACAATTGGTCTCTCTAACCTTGAAAAGACCCGTCAGAGTAATGATCGATCCACCAAAGCAAGCAGCGTCAAAATTGACGCAAGAATTTGTTCGTATTCGTAAGAGAGATCATCTGAAGCCATCAGTACTGTTCCACCTaatcaagaagttggaTGGTACTGGACAGAAAAGAATGGTCGTCTTCGTCGCCAGAAAAGAGATGGCACATAGACTGAGAATTATCCTCGGTTTACTCGGGATAAGTGTCGGCGAATTGCATGGTTCATTGTCTCAAGAACAACGTTTACAATCGGTGAATCAATTTAAGTCATTGGAAGTTCCTATTTTAGTTTGTACTGATTTGGCATCGAGAGGTTTGGATATTCCAAAGATTGAAGTTGTCATCAACTATGATATGCCAAAGAATTACGAAGTTTATTTGCATAGAGTCGGTCGTACCGCCAGAGCAGGAAGGGAAGGTCGTTCCGTTTCACTCGTTGGAGAGTCATCTCAAGATAGAAGTGTGGTAAGAAGTGCTATCAAGAGCGTCGAAGAGAGTTCAGAGGGTCAAACTGCCGCAGTTCGAAATATTGACTGGAACAATGTCGAAGAAATTAACAAACTTGTTGTATCAATGGAGGGAACTATagatgaaattttggaagaggaaaaggGTGAAAAAGAGATTCTCAGAGCTGAAATGGAACTTCGCAAGGGTGAGAATTTACTCAAACACAAAGCCGAGATCGAAGCAAGACCAAAGAGGACTTGGTTCAACAGCGAggctgaaaagaaaaatgcCAAGATGTTCGGAGCTTTAGccaagaacaaaaagaCCGTTAACAGTAAAAAACGTAAGAGAATGGAAGCAGCTGAGGATTCCTCTCGTAGTTACAAGAAAACTCAGAAGAACCGTACAgcagatcaagaaagagcatACAAGAAACAAAATAGAACTCCTGGTAAAAAAATTCGAAGAAGGGAAAGGGTAGGAAGTAAGCTCCACTAA
- the SYS1 gene encoding Sys1p (similar to Saccharomyces cerevisiae SYS1 (YJL004C); ancestral locus Anc_5.207), whose amino-acid sequence MFLSFRRYMRVPHELKPSQIFKQDSLSPSKIALQIVLLQIFYYITASILFYCWAKLVGYELNVKNWLFSWEYINFNTTLGLSLSVLWLLDSLICVLFLTVIVGRSKLAWDFAVTIHAINLAVVLITTGQLPSFAWIFLQLLSSLILVFLSTWTTRWRELRDTFFEGLVDPAFGEGAADAEIRPEANDNKPIEMKDLEAQT is encoded by the coding sequence ATGTTCCTGTCATTTCGCAGGTATATGCGTGTTCCTCATGAGTTGAAACCCTCGCAGATTTTCAAGCAGGATTCCCTTTCACCTAGTAAGATCGCTTTGCAGATTGTGCTGTTGCAGATCTTTTACTACATAACAGCCTCGATACTGTTCTATTGCTGGGCAAAATTAGTCGGGTACGAGTTAAATGTTAAGAATTGGCTTTTTTCTTGGGAATACATCAATTTTAATACGACTTTAGGACTCTCACTTTCCGTACTGTGGTTACTGGATTCACTGATATGCGTGTTGTTTCTTACCGTGATAGTGGGTCGTAGTAAACTGGCGTGGGACTTTGCAGTGACAATTCATGCGATCAATTTGGCTGTGGTTCTCATCACAACGGGCCAGTTGCCATCATTTGCATGGATATTTCTGCAATTGCTCTCTTCACTAATACTAGTGTTCCTAAGTACATGGACGACGAGATGGAGGGAACTGAGGGATACTTTTTTTGAAGGTTTGGTGGATCCAGCCTTTGGCGAAGGTGCCGCGGATGCAGAGATACGACCTGAAGCTAATGATAACAAGCCAATCgaaatgaaagatttggaagcCCAAACATAG
- the CYR1 gene encoding adenylate cyclase (similar to Saccharomyces cerevisiae CYR1 (YJL005W); ancestral locus Anc_5.206), which yields MTTESGTDRTDREEEPPFKSHYKLQSKEKDTPTHNKNQESNRIRRGPVLLRRTISSLSMSGGGTAKGELPELSATKSHSSGRKRNEEDPFQRPARPLPPSRKRSFAGALFKKFGGSGNPPLESLSQHQDEYDPNEKSESFSDHSARSKDRRASRDSGTSQHAPQPYLADKVKVPSTFRRKVSTLVHGLGHESDHHDEHHSHGPKSSSMSPIKKSLTATDEYTKNSDRPALGRHRTAHLVIPSGSTPSSRRSSTASTMSSNMSESSKQIASERSPTTLHGNGSFFPLDTNLENLSDITAQPTVKNIGKVAPPENTMIREGTNPPPDNTLAKTTSKTSIHEQSPKLKVKQWVAPESWDVESGMERARNKKYSHGEVNSGYRRKNKQPSHLHRALSSSPSLEPSSMSLVRNASNTPSALQHAVAPDNDTTVFNKDTKNLNAYTGNDDDGDDDDDSESSTSESLNSASDYTSSHTESLTGDNLDQSDELDPTSKPNTSSRRQSPGHDSTDELAFSKQVSLVDEKHDKVEYELERYYKDCSDLDLKRHYAIRIFNTDDTFTTLSCTPSTTVREIIPALKRKFNITSQGSYQLSLKIGKLSKILRPLAKPIIIERKLLLLNGYRKTDPLHIMGIEDLSFVFKFLFHPVAPSHLSPEKEQRLMRSDFIHVDLRGMDLTTPPIIFYQHTTEIESLDVSNNGDIFLPLEFIESTIKLTSLRMVNIRASRFPANITEADKLVSLELQRNFIGRIPNSIFQLSNLTILNLQCNELDRLPKGFGQLKNLQLLDASSNRFVHYPEVVNECTNLLQVNLSYNKIHSLPISINNLTKLAKMNLSHNKLTEINDLSGMKNLRTLNLQHNRIASIKTDASNLQNLFLTGNRISSFCDVLPKLRALEIQENPMTSISYQDFYPMSMTSLSLSKAKLASVPGELFVKLSRLEKLDLCENNLTQLPEEISLLNKLVYLSVARNKLESLPAGFPKLISLKTLDLHSNNMRDLVDGLQDLELTTLNISSNVLGNAQLSPMFFNNFTSESKLAKSLMFLLAADNQFDDQMWPLFNCFENLKLLNLSYNNFQDISSLKLENLLNLYFSGNKLSTLSGDVVLKWKSLKTLMLNGNHLLSLPAELSQLSHLNVLDVGCNQLKYNISNYHYDWNWRYNKELKYLNLSGNRRFDIKSFVSQEINADLSDLTVLPNLKILGLMDVTLNTSKVPDENFNLRMRTTGSVLNGMRYGVADTLGQRDFVSSRDVTFERFNGKDDECLICLHDGKNQNATYGHNISKLVRDVYDKILIRQLERYGDTDEDVKKALRFSFLQLNKEINVMLGSVDSGGNVANLTSADLLSGAVSTAVYIKGNKVFTTNIGDCMAILSKNNGDFQRLTKLHVPYKRAEYERIRISGGYVNDDKLDGVVDVSRAVGFFDLLPHIHASPDISLVTLTKADEMLIVATHKLWEYMDFETACDIARENAAEPMLAAAAMKDHAIAYGCSDNLTILCLAFDKSSTDQNRFTLNKSSFMRRSTFEDTTLRRLQAEIMPPTGNLAIVFTDIKNSTFLWELFPNAMRTAIKTHNDIMRRLLRIYGGYEVKTEGDAFMVAFPTPISALVWCMSVQLKLLDAQWPEEITSIQDGRLVVDKDGNKIYQGLSVRMGVHWGCPVPELDLVTQRMDYLGPMVNKAARVEGVANGGQITMSSDFCIEFNKILKFHERVVKDKEPLKDVYGEEFVGEVLEKEIAMLDSIGYVFFEFGEQKLKGLETKEFITICYPKSLASRHNFITEDEQTRMLNEECISKLRTVARKLEAVVSAVNGGFIDVDHRTRTSKLPHVDEGVQNPAHYRSTDSETVTLNYFDHLVTRVESYIALLKLKQTMFHGLDCYKSGENGAMHMSIFELLDKVLEKVEKAP from the coding sequence ATGACAACCGAAAGTGGTACAGATAGGACTGATCGAGAAGAGGAACCGCCCTTCAAGAGCCATTATAAGTTGCAAAGTAAGGAAAAGGATACCCCTACCCATAATAAGAATCAGGAATCCAATAGGATACGAAGAGGCCCAGTTTTACTAAGACGCACAATAAGTAGTTTATCGATGAGTGGTGGCGGAACCGCCAAGGGTGAGTTGCCTGAACTGTCGGCTACCAAATCGCATAGTAGTGGTCGTAAGCGTAACGAGGAGGATCCATTCCAACGGCCCGCTAGGCCGTTGCctccttcaagaaagagatctTTTGCTGGTGCcttgttcaagaagttcGGCGGTTCAGGAAACCCACCTTTAGAGAGTCTGAGTCAACACCAGGACGAGTACGATCCAAATGAAAAGAGTGAAAGTTTTAGTGATCATTCGGCTCGTTCTAAGGATAGAAGGGCTTCGCGTGATTCAGGTACTTCTCAACATGCTCCGCAACCATATCTGGCAGATAAAGTTAAAGTACCATCGACATTCCGTAGGAAAGTGAGTACTTTGGTACATGGACTGGGACATGAATCAGATCATCATGATGAGCACCATTCGCATGGTCCCAAAAGTTCTAGTATGTCTCCGAtaaagaaatctttgacCGCGACTGACGAGTATACAAAGAATTCGGATCGTCCGGCTTTAGGCCGGCATAGAACGGCGCATCTTGTAATCCCATCGGGATCTACCCCAAGCAGTAGGAGAAGTTCGACGGCAAGTACAATGTCTTCGAATATGTCCGAAAGTTCAAAGCAAATTGCATCAGAGAGAAGCCCCACCACTTTACATGGAAATGGGAGTTTCTTCCCGCTAGATACCAATCTCGAGAATCTTTCCGATATCACTGCGCAGCCGACGGTCAAGAATATAGGTAAGGTTGCGCCACCCGAAAACACAATGATAAGGGAAGGAACGAATCCTCCGCCAGATAACACGTTGGCCAAGACTACGTCAAAAACAAGTATCCATGAACAATCCCCTAAATTAAAAGTCAAACAATGGGTGGCTCCAGAAAGTTGGGACGTAGAATCTGGAATGGAGAGGGCCAGGAATAAGAAATATAGTCATGGTGAGGTGAATTCAGGTTATCGTCGTAAGAATAAGCAACCATCCCATTTGCATAGAGCACTTTCCAGTAGCCCTTCTCTGGAACCATCATCAATGTCACTTGTAAGGAACGCGTCAAATACTCCCAGTGCTTTACAGCATGCAGTTGCGCCTGACAATGACACAACCGTTTTTAATAAGGATACTAAGAATTTGAATGCTTACACAGGTAATGATGACGACGGcgacgacgacgacgatTCAGAATCCTCAACGTCAGAATCCTTAAATTCGGCTTCCGATTACACGTCTTCTCATACAGAAAGTCTCACTGGAGATAATTTGGATcaaagcgatgagctggaCCCTACCTCTAAACCTAATACTAGTTCCAGGCGACAGTCGCCAGGTCACGATTCAACCGATGAGTTGGCATTCAGTAAGCAAGTATCGCTGGTCGACGAAAAGCatgataaagttgaataTGAGTTGGAACGATATTATAAAGATTGTAGCGATCTGGATCTCAAACGTCATTACGCCATTCGTATCTTCAACACAGATGATACTTTTACTACGCTGTCATGCACTCCAAGTACCACAGTAAGAGAGATTATACCtgcattgaagagaaaattcAACATCACATCGCAAGGTAGTTATCAACTGTCGTTGAAAATTGGTAAATTGTCAAAGATTTTAAGACCTCTCGCCAAGCCAATCATTATCGAACGTAAACTGTTATTATTGAATGGTTACAGAAAGACGGATCCTTTGCATATAATGGGGATTGAAGATCTCAGCtttgtcttcaaattccttTTCCACCCAGTCGCTCCATCTCATTTATCACCTGAAAAGGAACAAAGACTCATGAGAAGTGATTTCATTCATGTAGATTTGAGAGGAATGGATTTGACCACACCGCCAATCATTTTTTACCAACATACTACGGAGATCGAAAGTTTAGATGTTTCCAATAATGGTGATATTTTCCTGCCTTTAGAGTTTATCGAATCTACCATCAAATTGACGAGTTTAAGAATGGTCAACATTAGAGCTTCAAGATTTCCAGCCAATATCACGGAAGCAGACAAGTTGGTCTCCTTGGAGTTGCAGAGAAATTTTATTGGACGAATCCCAAATtcaattttccaattgtCAAACCTTACAATATTGAATTTACAATGTAATGAACTGGACAGATTGCCAAAAGGTTTTGGGCAACTAAAAAACTTACAATTACTAGATGCTTCTTCTAATAGATTTGTTCATTACCCCGAAGTGGTCAATGAATGTACCAACCTATTGCAGGTGAATTTATCCTATAACAAGATTCATTCATTACCTATAAGTATAAACAATTTGACAAAACTGGCAAAGATGAATCTATCGCATAATAAATTAACCGAGATTAATGACCTATCAGGTATGAAGAATTTAAGAACTTTGAACTTACAGCATAATAGAATCGCATCAATCAAGACGGACGCATCAAATTTACAAAACTTGTTCCTCACAGGAAATAGAATTTCCAGTTTTTGTGATGTCTTGCCAAAGTTGAGAGCCCTTGAAATTCAGGAAAATCCAATGACTTCCATCTCCTACCAAGATTTTTATCCCATGAGTATGACAAGTTTATCATTGAGCAAAGCAAAATTGGCCAGTGTGCCAGGAGAGTTGTTCGTCAAACTATCGCGacttgagaaattggattTATGCGAAAATAACCTGACTCAACTGCCGGAAGAAATCTCGTTACTTAACAAGCTGGTTTACTTATCAGTCGCGAGAAATAAACTAGAATCCTTGCCAGCCGGTTTCCCCAAGTTGATTAGTCTGAAAACACTTGATTTGCATTCGAATAACATGAGAGATCTGGTTGATGGTTTGCAGGATTTGGAATTAACAACTTTGAATATTTCTTCGAATGTATTGGGTAACGCACAACTGAGTCCCATgtttttcaacaatttcacATCCGAAAGTAAACTGGCTAAGAGTTTAATGTTTCTACTCGCAGCGGATAATCAGTTCGATGATCAGATGTGGCCtttattcaattgcttcgagaatttgaaacttttgaacCTATCATATAATAACTTCCAGGATATTTCCTCTTTGAAACTTGAAAACTTACTGAATTTGTACTTTTCAGGTAACAAATTATCCACATTATCTGGAGATGTTGTGTTGAAGTGGAAATCGTTGAAAACATTGATGTTAAACGGTAATCACCTGCTCTCATTACCGGCAGAGCTCTCACAACTATCACATTTGAATGTCCTTGATGTTGGTTGCAATCAGTTAAAATACAACATCTCGAACTACCACTACGATTGGAACTGGCGTTACaacaaagagttgaaataCTTAAACCTATCAGGTAACAGAAGATTTGACATTAAGTCTTTTGTCagccaagaaatcaatGCAGACCTTTCAGACCTGACCGTCTTACCTAATCTTAAGATTCTCGGCCTGATGGATGTCACTCTGAATACAAGTAAAGTGCCCGATGAAAACTTTAACCTGCGTATGAGAACCACTGGATCTGTACTCAATGGTATGCGATACGGTGTAGCGGATACTTTGGGTCAAAGGGATTTTGTTTCTTCTAGAGATGTgacttttgaaaggttcAACGGTAAAGACGACGAGTGTCTAATTTGCTTGCATGATGGTAAGAATCAGAATGCCACCTATGGTCATAACATATCAAAGTTGGTGAGAGATGTCTATGACAAGATCTTAATACGACAACTGGAAAGGTATGGTGACACGGATGAGGATGTGAAGAAGGCGCTTCGTTTcagttttcttcaattgaacaaggaaatcaACGTTATGCTAGGATCTGTTGATAGTGGTGGAAACGTTGCAAATTTGACTTCTGCGGATCTGCTCAGTGGTGCGGTCTCAACGGCTGTGTATATAAAGGGGAACAAGGTTTTCACTACTAATATTGGTGATTGTATGGCGATTTTGTCCAAGAACAATGGTGATTTCCAAAGGTTAACGAAACTTCATGTACCTTATAAGAGAGCAGAATACGAACGTATTCGTATTTCTGGTGGATATGTGAATGACGATAAACTTGACGGTGTGGTAGATGTCTCTAGGGCTGTTGGATTCTTCGATCTATTGCCTCATATTCATGCTTCACCCGATATATCGTTGGTTACTTTAACCAAAGCAGATGAAATGCTTATTGTCGCAACTCACAAGTTATGGGAATATATGGATTTCGAGACGGCCTGTGACATTGCTCGTGAAAATGCTGCGGAGCCTATGCTGGCGGCAGCAGCCATGAAGGATCATGCCATCGCTTACGGATGCTCTGATAACTTGACAATCTTGTGCTTAGCATTTGACAAGAGTTCTACCGATCAGAACCGATTTACATTGAACAAAAGCTCATTCATGAGGAGAAGTACCTTCGAGGACACCACGTTACGGAGGTTGCAGGCTGAAATTATGCCACCAACTGGTAATTTAGCAATCGTTTTCACTGATATTAAAAATTCCACATTTTTATGGGAATTATTTCCCAATGCCATGCGAACTGCGATTAAGACGCACAATGATATTATGCGTCGTCTCTTGAGAATTTACGGTGGTTACGAAGTCAAGACAGAAGGTGATGCATTTATGGTTGCATTTCCGACACCTATTAGCGCTCTGGTTTGGTGTATGAGTGTACAACTGAAACTCTTGGATGCCCAATGGCCCGAAGAAATTACGTCAATTCAAGATGGTCGTTTGGTTGTCGATAAGGATGGTAACAAGATTTACCAAGGTTTATCCGTCCGTATGGGTGTCCATTGGGGTTGTCCAGTACCGGAGCTCGATCTGGTAACACAAAGAATGGACTATTTAGGGCCGATGGTGAATAAAGCTGCAAGAGTGGAGGGTGTCGCCAATGGTGGGCAGATAACGATGAGTAGCGACTTCTGCATCGAGTTCAACAAGATTCTGAAATTCCATGAAAGAGTTGTCAAAGATAAGGAGCCTCTGAAAGATGTTTATGGAGAAGAGTTTGTTGGTGAAGTGTTGGAAAAAGAGATTGCAATGCTCGATAGCATTGGCTATGTCTTCTTCGAGTTCGGTGAGCAGAAGCTTAAAGGTCTGGAAACAAAGGAGTTTATTACAATCTGTTATCCAAAATCGTTAGCATCCCGGCATAACTTTATCACCGAAGATGAACAAACGCGTATGCTGAATGAAGAATGCATATCCAAGCTGCGAACAGTGGCGAGAAAATTAGAAGCAGTCGTCTCAGCAGTAAATGGCGGATTCATTGATGTCGATCACCGTACCCGTACCTCCAAGTTACCGCACGTCGATGAAGGTGTTCAAAATCCAGCGCATTATCGGTCTACGGATAGCGAAACTGTGACGTTGAACTATTTCGATCATCTGGTGACAAGGGTTGAATCGTATATAGCTCTtctgaaattgaagcaaacTATGTTCCATGGTTTGGATTGCTACAAGTCAGGCGAAAACGGTGCAATGCATATGAGTATCTTCGAATTGCTAGACAAAGTCCTGGAGAAAGTCGAGAAGGCACCTTAG
- the COX17 gene encoding copper metallochaperone COX17 (similar to Saccharomyces cerevisiae COX17 (YLL009C); ancestral locus Anc_5.205) yields the protein MPKEVNTEPLVEGKPKPCCVCLPEKDERDQCILFNGQDSDKCKVFIQEYRKCMESHGFKI from the coding sequence ATGCCAAAAGAAGTAAACACGGAACCTTTGGTTGAAGGTAAACCTAAACCATGTTGTGTCTGTCTTCCTGAAAAAGATGAACGTGATCAGTGCATTCTATTCAATGGCCAAGACTCTGACAAATGCAAAGTGTTTATTCAAGAGTATCGCAAGTGCATGGAGTCTCATGGCTTCAAGATCTAG
- the MEU1 gene encoding S-methyl-5-thioadenosine phosphorylase (similar to Saccharomyces cerevisiae MEU1 (YLR017W); ancestral locus Anc_5.204) produces the protein MVSETFDGEVDLGIIGGTGLYHLSCLETIAVLPAMETPWGTTSSPITISKVVGHQGHLHVAFIARHGLNHQFPPTRVPFRANMAALKHIKCKAVLSFSAVGSLQEQIKPRDFVLPQQIIDRTKGIRESSYLNDEGLVGHVGFGDPFSKSFAKFIYQFKHLLKNGDEPCTMHFSDDITVVCMEGPQFSTRAESRMYRVLGGDVINMSVIPEAKLARECELPYQMICMSTDYDAWRENEEPVTVELVLGNLANNGQNANTLASSIIQEMAHNLPDFMKTGDGLRESIKMSISTRPEAMSKETLDKLKFLFPDYW, from the coding sequence ATGGTGTCTGAAACGTTTGACGGCGAGGTCGATTTAGGTATTATTGGTGGTACTGGGCTGTACCATCTATCATGTCTTGAAACTATAGCGGTTTTGCCTGCAATGGAAACACCTTGGGGTACTACTTCTTCGCCCATCACTATTTCCAAAGTCGTGGGTCATCAAGGTCATTTGCACGTTGCGTTTATCGCTAGACATGGTCTGAACCACCAATTCCCACCCACGAGAGTGCCATTTAGGGCAAATATGGCCGCTTTGAAACATATCAAATGTAAAGCCGTGCTTTCTTTCAGCGCAGTTGGGTCCCTGCAGGAACAGATCAAGCCAAGGGATTTTGTTCTGCCTCAGCAGATTATCGATCGTACCAAGGGAATTCGTGAATCCTCGTATCTGAACGATGAAGGACTTGTGGGTCATGTTGGATTTGGTGATCcattctccaaatctttcgCTAAGTTTATTTACCAGTTTAAGCATTTGCTTAAAAATGGTGATGAACCTTGTACCATGCATTTTAGCGATGATATTACTGTGGTGTGTATGGAAGGTCCACAGTTCTCTACTAGAGCAGAATCCCGCATGTATAGAGTGCTTGGAGGTGATGTAATCAATATGAGTGTCATTCCCGAGGCCAAATTGGCTCGTGAGTGTGAGTTGCCCTACCAAATGATCTGCATGTCGACTGACTACGACGCTTGGAGAGAGAACGAAGAACCTGTTACTGTCGAGCTTGTTTTGGGGAATTTGGCCAACAACGGCCAGAATGCAAACACTTTGGCTTCTAGTATCATTCAAGAGATGGCCCATAACCTGCCCGATTTCATGAAGACCGGTGATGGTCTACGTGAATCTATCAAGATGTCTATCTCTACTAGACCGGAGGCAATGTCAAAAGAAACTTTGGATAAACTGAAATTCTTGTTCCCAGATTACTGGTAA
- the POM34 gene encoding Pom34p (similar to Saccharomyces cerevisiae POM34 (YLR018C); ancestral locus Anc_5.203): MEESVGNAYATPVRPVSREQFRSLRQKMVKESPGLYRNKVLSDPSLRTTLQSKSAPLIPNHREEIAEKDEVEETNDESSLGNFESPVLRQLASRTVNKELETQIIVTNLITLSIWDLVTKFSKIFLDYSPIGRRVLEFVHERFWKWKLGIWVYKFHRERPTLARLMTWSSLDTLLHIVVAYNVVASLWRLFSRVKVDDLNLTKSQKELLGLDSLQSASAPTISKPHVILDQGKPVAKPDELRESGESVPATPYLFKSLETPLKAKQREQRQQIDLQRQGLGTTVSKINAFGSNFNKIESTSGLNGYIPSSKYAYMMSSPSPRKRM, translated from the coding sequence ATGGAAGAATCAGTGGGAAATGCTTATGCTACGCCTGTGCGGCCGGTTTCGAGGGAGCAATTCCGTTCGTTGAGGCAGAAGATGGTAAAAGAATCTCCAGGGTTATACAGGAACAAAGTACTTTCTGatccttctttgagaacTACATTACAGTCCAAGAGTGCACCTTTAATTCCTAATCATAGGGAAGAAATAGCTGAGAAAGATGAGGTAGAAGAGACAAATGATGAGAGCTCTTTAGGTAACTTTGAGAGTCCCGTTTTGCGGCAATTAGCTAGTAGAACGGTTAATAAGGAACTAGAAACCCAGATCATTGTTACGAATCTGATAACTCTTTCCATTTGGGATCTAGTGACAAAGTTTTCGAAAATATTTCTCGATTATAGTCCTATTGGTAGACGAGTTCTTGAGTTTGTGCATGAGAGGTTTTGGAAGTGGAAATTGGGGATTTGGGTTTATAAATTCCACCGTGAACGCCCTACATTGGCTCGTTTGATGACTTGGTCTAGTCTAGACACTCTTTTACACATCGTGGTTGCCTATAACGTTGTAGCATCACTTTGGAGACTGTTTTCCAGAGTTaaagttgatgatttgaatttgacAAAGTCACAAAAGGAATTACTCGGCCTGGACTCACTGCAGTCTGCGTCTGCCCCTACAATTAGTAAACCCCATGTTATACTGGATCAGGGCAAACCTGTTGCCAAACCAGATGAACTACGAGAATCGGGAGAATCCGTACCCGCGACTCCCTACCTGTTCAAATCGTTAGAAACACCGCTCAAGGCCAAGCAGAGGGAGCAACGACAGCAGATCGATCTACAAAGGCAAGGGCTCGGTACAACTGTGAGTAAGATCAATGCATTTGGCtcaaatttcaacaagattGAATCTACTTCTGGTCTTAATGGCTACATTCCAAGTAGCAAATATGCATATATGATGAGTTCTCCGAGTCCAAGGAAAAGAATGTAG